GAGTTGCGCCGGGACTTCTCCCCGCCGTCCACGAATCACCTGAACATCCCCGGGACATCGCCGTGGAATGCCGAATGCTTTCTGCGCGGGTGGACAGCGCGGCACGCCGCCCACGGACGTGCCCGCACGGCGAGGAGGGCACCCATGAATCCGTCAGGAAACACCCAGCACCGGACCGGCGCTTTCGTTTCGGGCGTCGTGGTTGGAGTGGCGTCGATGTACTTCTTCGATCCCGATCGCGGCGGAAGGCGGCGCGCACTCGCGAGAGACAAGGGAGCGCGCCTGGTGCACGCCTCGCAGGACTTCCTCGGCAAGGCGGGCCGGGATCTGCGCAATCGCGCTCGGGGCTTGACGGCTGGAGTCCGCCACCGGCTGCACTTGGGGAACGGTGATCCGGGCGTGGTCGCCGAGCGCGTGCGCGCCAAGATGGGTCGTTTCGTCTCGCATCCTCACGCGATCGCCGTGACCACGGAGCAGGACGAACTCGTTCTGCGCGGCCAGATCCTCACGGATGAGATGACGCCGCTGCTCGATGCGGTCTCGAAGATTCCCGGAGTGCAAGGGGTGCGGAACGAGCTCGAGCCTCACGACCAGGCCGACGTGCCGGCGCTGCAAGGTGGCCTGCCGCCGCCCGGCGAGCCTGCCGAATGGCAACAGCGCAGCTGGACGCCCGGCCTCCAGCTGCTGACGGGTGCAGTCGCCGTCGGCCTGCTGGGCACGGCCATGCTGCGGCGCAATGCACGCCGGCGTGGGAAGGCCATGCCGTACCGATCCTCCAGTGGAGAGTTGGCGGTGTGGCCGACACCGGTCATGACGGATTGAGCATTCGAGGAACACGCATCGACGTTCGGGCATGACAACCCGGCGGTCGTCGCGACCCCGCGCGCGCTGGTGAACTCGTTTCCCTCACCGCACGCCGGGGCACGATGATCGTGATGATGAAGCACACGCGCGCGACCGGAGTGAGGCATTTTTTGGCCGACGTCCGGGTTTGGACCACGTGGCTCCTGCTCGCCACACTGTCGCTGGCGGGTTGTGATCATCGCGAGGCGAACCCCACCAGGCCCGACCTCGCAGCCGGAGACACGGTTCGCATCGGCTTCGTCGGCAACAGCCTCACGTACGTCAACGATCTGCCCGGCATGCTGGAGGCCTTGTCGCGCGCGGCGGCCGACACGCCGCCGATCGAGACCGAATCGGTCGCCTACGGCGGCTATGCGCTGGAGGATCACCTCGCTCAAGGCGACGCGGCGAGGATGATCCAGCGCGGGGGATGGGACCTGATCGTGCTCCAGCAAGGTCCCTCGACGCTGCCCGCGAGCCGCGAGAACTTGATCACGTACGCGCGCCAGTTCGCGACCCTCATCCGCGCGGAGGGTGCGGAACCCGCGATGTATGGCGTGTGGCCGGAGAAGACGCGCCTCGATGCCTTCGATGCGGGCATCGAATCCTATCGAGCGGCCGCGGATTCCATTCACGGACTGCTGTTCCCGGCTGCGAACGTGTGGAAGGCCGCGTGGCAGCGCGATCCCAGCCTGCCGCTCTACGGTCCCGACGATTTCCATCCCTCCGAGCTCGGCACCTATGCGGCGGCGGTGACGATCTACGCCGTCGTGAATGATCGCTCGCCGGTCGGATTGCCGTTCCGGCTCACCGCCTTTGGGCAGGCGGTGACGCTCGATAGCCTGCAGGCGCTGGACGTGCAGCGCGCGGCCGAGGAAGTCACGGGAACCGCGGGTCGCGTGACGCTGGATCGCTGACGGCTTCCAGGCCGCGCCCTGGTTCGCGTCACTTCGGTCCTGTAGGCTTCGGTTCGATCCAACCACTCGAACCCTGGCGAGGAACGGCATGAAGTCGCCGACACGACCGAAGCCGAGAGCAAAGGCCGGATCTGCCGGCATGGCGAGCGCCGACATCGAGCGCGGCCGCCAGGCATACGACCGGCGTGCATGGCGTGACGCTTTCGAAGCTCTGACGAGCGGCGACCCGGGAGATCTCGCGGAGGCGGATCTCGAGCGGCTGGCCTGGGCTGCCGCCCTCGCCGGCCACGTCGACATCGGTCTCACGGCGCTCGAGCGGCTGCACGACGTCCGAGCCGCCGCCGGCAAGACCTGCGAGGCCGCGCGCGCGGCCTTCTGGCTCGGGTTGCGGCTGATCACGCTGGGCGAGATTGGCCGGGCGACCGGCTGGCTGACCCGCGCCGAGCAGCTGATCGAGAAGGAAGAAGACTGCGTCGAGCGCGGCTACCTGCTCATCCCGCGCGGCTACGCGGCGCTGTTCCGCAAGGGCGTGGCGGCCGAGGCATGCGAAGCAGGGCGGCAGGCGCTGGAGATCGCCGAGCGAATCGGGGACCGCGACCTCGCGGGTCTGGCGCACATGCTCCAGGGCCAGGCGCTCACGACGCTCGGGGATCACGATGCGGGGCTCGCGCAGCTCGATGCGGCCATGCTGTCGGCGACGCGCGGACAGCTGAGCCCGATGGTGACCGGGATCATCTACTGCGGGACGATCGGCTGCTGCCAGCGCGTCTATGCCATCGATCGGGCGCGGGAGTGGACCGCGGCGCTCGACGCATGGGTTCGCTCGCAGCCCCAGCTCC
The window above is part of the Candidatus Eisenbacteria bacterium genome. Proteins encoded here:
- a CDS encoding BON domain-containing protein, with the protein product MNPSGNTQHRTGAFVSGVVVGVASMYFFDPDRGGRRRALARDKGARLVHASQDFLGKAGRDLRNRARGLTAGVRHRLHLGNGDPGVVAERVRAKMGRFVSHPHAIAVTTEQDELVLRGQILTDEMTPLLDAVSKIPGVQGVRNELEPHDQADVPALQGGLPPPGEPAEWQQRSWTPGLQLLTGAVAVGLLGTAMLRRNARRRGKAMPYRSSSGELAVWPTPVMTD